A window of the Hevea brasiliensis isolate MT/VB/25A 57/8 chromosome 6, ASM3005281v1, whole genome shotgun sequence genome harbors these coding sequences:
- the LOC110634695 gene encoding probable GPI-anchored adhesin-like protein PGA55 isoform X1, with amino-acid sequence MYLFIFCGPHPTHAPFTLSLNGLTQLGVSRLSIQIQKAILREDDSLLSVQQISHDDATTDKSYFSCSPLLRIPRSTCSRPPPPLLASPIESINGTEATCIPGSSSCEDSRENSMNKENANLNKPEAPKLSLEPQQMKRKKKGGGYNLRKSLAWDRAFFTEEGVLDPLELSMLSGPSGKSSGETLSVIHEGRESLCGGLDSTNDSSDLQSLEDNIFKELPSNTPNENRKIAAKFPPKLGSPAKEKKGPASAAKRKVLSTHDINRSASKRSGCPQPVASSYLKKPSNVITAKVATKTSSVSKLLAPKPDPSVVSTTSGSSTPDPSVVSTTSRSSVTSVSHSKRNYDSQPVNARKNVGLKGTSTNTKTVQNNAKSAPVGKSIIKSMVHQARRNVLKVNSVPEIHSSSKVQLSQVSQSNDSSEVVPDSVVPSVAHPAKGHDSNTNKIAVSFSQIDCFNGRNMQSTQPQPAKPSGLRMPSPSLGFFGQSKPSGLRSLLQRSTQSCNLPESNIPNLSKTGVLNPTYQRPPRPSRNIPSSSNGAYSVVSTINAASCGKIKSNTELNNMQKVALKVQLNSESFDTTNCKQQLHEKCDDADPQSLDLAEPCKILKISSMELKAEQSNNNKLPFQSGPCEELEQDNDRSVINVCLRTRDATGSGLGSSLSLPMEVEGPVADNTIVNQNVENGEYSPSIKEHSFCSESQSAGVKSNWDGAALKVHEDKKQSPQQAELMKPDNCQGDSISNVESQRLNDILFEDSRSSEDLNKHDSSNAVDASLEVQECGATANCQSHSTDIEPAKDGTIGMDYLNRELHVGDAQMLYVDGNLLDESSKSSVSTSTVDNSNLTIIDDPSSISKEQAELPNPCLVRESLFQDNCGPPFIGCLLHEKGYEEAREKDALLSVKSDELRTSACEGELGSSNVLFSISPINHDSGLDGAEKVEFLHMENDLTASVDSEPVVENFRHDIESDEANASTVERMDKSRIFGTVITGGVKVNNYCLTSGDFRGNELENPHVTAEISSVIQVEVANGMNDVSEHDCVIDKQLDSSTTNFTVISDLQPGKEACYKESGTSILHNDCFVGMCDVKEQFAEQVKLINSCSHKQVNQSQEAHDNLLCHENRSFEGVIIVGESISEIPHSSLKCEIMEHELAGVDKMIKDTLMEDAVPLPQSLDENLSADSHNRSVSISLTDKKSSPMVDDIIRQPKQCLELQNLGLMIDQVPLGNHGLCSGDNLLLMNTSVESPERDTAENVSGTVLEQCNGFPAGSRSFEAYIQAPPVTHDNNFGHPSMDPSIENIKFYMDCKCRNDELDNQAHPLNFCSSSKTNGDQKASAANTFDSNETLEGSMQQDVEVLAESKILPVEAETAVHKSNGGINSETQDGIGSAVCSEVVKEATFSLKKSGNDKRHDALVIRPPPNAVPFSDEWLAAFEAAGEEILTMKGGAVQNSPQDKSLPEPGPWSPVRRKNNQAVGPFDCTKFTNTNIPSSTSN; translated from the exons ATGTACCTTTTTATTTTTTGTGGGCCCCACCCAACCCATGCCCCCTTCACGTTATCTTTAAACGGTTTAACCCAGTTGGGCGTTTCCCGCTTGTCAATACAAATTCAAAAAGCTATTCTCA GGGAAGACGATTCGCTGCTTTCTGTACAACAGATCTCTCACGACGATGCCACTACTGacaagtcctatttctcttgctcTCCTCTTCTCCGAATCCCTAGATCCACCTGCTCTcgtcctcctcctcctcttctcGCCTCTCCAATCG AGAGCATAAATGGCACAGAGGCTACGTGTATACCTGGCTCTTCATCCTGCGAAGATAGTAGAGAAAATAGTATGAACAAGGAAAATGCTAATCTGAACAAACCAGAAGCGCCTAAACTTAGCCTTGAGCCACAGCAaatgaagaggaagaaaaagggcgGTGGATACAATCTGCGAAAAAGCTTAGCATGGGATAGAGCTTTCTTCACTGAAGAAG GTGTTTTGGATCCTTTGGAATTATCAATGCTTAGTGGGCCTTCTGGCAAAAGTAGTGGGGAGACTTTGTCCGTTATCCATGAAGGCAGAGAGTCACTATGTGGTGGATTGGATAGCACCAATGACTCATCTGATTTACAATCACTTGAAGATAATATATTCAAGGAGCTGCCTTCAAACACTCCAAATGAAAATAGAAAGATTGCTGCTAAATTTCCACCGAAGCTTGGTTCACCAGCAAAAGAAAAAAAGGGCCCAGCTTCTGCA GCCAAGCGAAAGGTTCTTTCAACCCATGATATTAATAGAAGTGCCTCTAAGCGTAGTGGCTGCCCACAACCAGTGGCCTCATCATA TCTAAAAAAGCCTTCAAACGTGATCACAGCAAAAGTGGCAACTAAAACCTCAAGTGTTTCTAAACTATTGGCTCCAAAGCCTGATCCTTCTGTTGTTTCAACGACTTCTGGAAGCTCTACGCCTGATCCTTCAGTTGTTTCAACGACTTCTAGAAGCTCTGTAACTAGTGTCAGCCACTCAAAGAGAAATTATGATTCTCAGCCAG ttaatgctcggaaaaatgtTGGGTTAAAGGGCACTTCTACCAATACGAAAACTGTCCAAAATAATGCAAAATCTGCTCCAGTTGGAAAATCAATCATAAAATCCATGGTTCATCAGGCAAGAAGAAATGTG TTAAAGGTCAACTCAGTGCCAGAAATACATTCATCATCCAAAGTACAGCTTTCCCAGGTTAGCCAATCAAATGATAGTTCAGAAGTGGTCCCAGATTCAGTAGTTCCGTCTGTTGCTCATCCAGCAAAAGGCCATGACAGCAATACCAACAAAATTGCAGTttctttctctcaaattgattgctTTAATGGTAGAAACATGCAATCTACACAACCCCAACCAGCAAAACCGTCAGGCTTGCGAATGCCATCTCCATCACTGGGATTTTTTGGTCAG TCAAAACCTTCTGGTTTGCGGAGCCTGTTACAAAGAAGCACTCAATCCTGCAATCTCCCCGAGTCTAATATTCCAAATCTAAGCAAAACTGGTGTCTTAAATCCTACTTATCAAAGGCCTCCCCGACCATCCAGGAATATACCTTCATCCTCAAATGGAGCATACTCTGTTGTATCAACCATAAATGCTGCCTCATGTGGAAAGATAAAATCCAACACAGAATTGAATAATATGCAGAAGGTGGCATTGAAGGTGCAACTTAACTCTGAGAGTTTTGACACAACAAATTGTAAGCAGCAGCTGCATGAAAAGTGTGATGATGCTGATCCACAATCTCTAGATCTTGCAGAACCATGTAAAATTTTGAAGATATCTTCCATGGAGCTTAAAGCGGAGCAGAGCAACAATAATAAGTTGCCTTTCCAAAGTGGTCCATGTGAAGAATTGGAACAAGATAATGATAGGAGTGTTATCAACGTTTGCCTCAGAACTAGAGACGCTACTGGTTCTGGTCTAGGCTCCTCTCTTAGCCTCCCAATGGAAGTTGAAGGTCCTGTGGCAGACAATACAATTGTCAACCAAAATGTGGAAAACGGGGAGTACAGTCCCTCGATAAAGGAACACAGTTTCTGTTCAGAATCTCAATCTGCAGGTGTGAAAAGTAACTGGGATGGGGCTGCTTTAAAAGTGCATGAAGACAAGAAGCAGAGTCCCCAACAAGCTGAGCTGATGAAGCCTGACAACTGCCAAGGTGATTCAATTTCTAATGTGGAGAGCCAGAGGCTTAATGATATTTTGTTTGAGGACAGCCGATCTTCAGAAGATCTTAACAAACATGATAGTTCAAATGCTGTAGATGCTAGTCTAGAAGTCCAAGAGTGTGGTGCAACAGCAAATTGTCAATCTCACAGTACAGATATAGAACCCGCAAAAGATGGCACTATTGGAATGGATTACTTGAATAGGGAGTTACATGTGGGAGATGCACAAATGCTGTATGTAGATGGTAATCTGTTGGATGAAAGTAGCAAGAGTTCAGTGAGCACTTCAACAGTGGATAATTCAAACTTGACGATTATTGATGATCCAAGTTCAATATCAAAAGAACAAGCTGAGCTACCAAATCCCTGTCTCGTGAGAGAATCGTTGTTTCAGGATAACTGCGGACCACCTTTTATCGGTTGCTTATTGCATGAAAAAGGCTATGAGGAGGCCCGGGAGAAAGATGCTCTTCTGAGTGTCAAATCTGATGAATTGAGAACCAGTGCTTGTGAAGGTGAATTGGGAAGCTCCAATGTTCTTTTTTCAATATCACCTATAAACCATGATTCTGGTCTTGATGGAGCTGAAAAGGTGGAGTTCCTACATATGGAAAATGATTTAACAGCTTCTGTAGACAGTGAGCCTGTGGTTGAAAATTTTAGGCATGACATTGAGAGTGATGAAGCTAATGCTTCGACAGTGGAAAGGATGGACAAAAGCCGCATTTTTGGTACAGTCATCACTGGTGGTGTTAAGGTGAATAATTATTGTTTAACTAGTGGGGATTTCAGAGGGAATGAACTTGAAAATCCACATGTCACAGCCGAAATTAGCTCTGTCATCCAAGTTGAAGTTGCTAATGGGATGAATGATGTGAGTGAGCATGATTGTGTCATAGACAAACAATTGGATTCTTCAACGACAAATTTCACTGTCATCTCTGATTTACAGCCAGGGAAAGAAGCTTGTTATAAAGAAAGTGGCACTTCCATACTGCACAATGATTGCTTTGTTGGTATGTGCGATGTCAAAGAACAGTTTGCAGAGCAAGTTAAGCTGATAAATTCTTGTTCTCATAAACAGGTGAATCAGAGTCAAGAGGCACATGATAATCTCTTGTGTCATGAAAACAGATCCTTTGAAGGTGTCATTATAGTTGGTGAAAGCATATCTGAAATTCCTCACAGTTCACTCAAATGTGAAATCATGGAACATGAACTTGCTGGAGTTGATAAAATGATTAAGGACACGCTTATGGAAGATGCAGTGCCACTACCACAGTCCTTGGATGAGAATTTGTCAGCTGATAGCCATAACCGTAGTGTTAGTATCTCATTGACAGATAAGAAATCTTCGCCGATGGTTGATGATATCATTAGACAGCCAAAACAATGTCTTGAGCTTCAAAATCTTGGCCTTATGATTGATCAAGTTCCTTTGGGAAACCACGGATTGTGTTCAGGTGATAACTTGTTGCTTATGAATACTTCTGTTGAATCTCCAGAGAGAGATACTGCAGAGAATGTTTCAGGTACTGTTTTAGAGCAATGCAATGGTTTTCCAGCTGGATCAAGAAGTTTTGAAGCTTACATTCAAGCTCCCCCAGTGACGCATGATAACAACTTTGGGCATCCATCCATGGACCCATCAATTGAAAATATCAAATTTTATATGGATTGTAAGTGCAGAAACGATGAGCTTGACAATCAAGCACATCCTTTGAATTTCTGTTCATCCTCCAAGACAAATGGAGATCAGAAGGCATCGGCCGCAAATACTTTTGACTCTAATGAGACATTAGAAGGAAGTATGCAGCAGGATGTAGAAGTCTTAGCAGAGAGTAAAATTTTGCCTGTGGAAGCTGAAACTGCCGTTCACAAAAGCAATGGTGGTATTAACAGTGAAACGCAAGATGGGATAGGCAGTGCTGTGTGCTCTGAAGTAGTTAAGGAAGCAACATTCTCGCT CAAGAAATCTGGGAATGACAAGAGGCATGACGCCCTTGTAATAAGACCTCCACCAAATGCTGTTCCTTTTTCTGATGAATGGTTAGCTGCCTTTGAAGCAGCTGGAGAG GAAATTCTAACGATGAAAGGAGGTGCTGTACAAAATTCACCCCAGGACAAGTCTCTACCTGAACCTGGTCCTTGGTCCCCG GTAAGACGGAAAAATAACCAAGCGGTAGGGCCATTTGACTGTACAAAATTCACCAACACGAACATCCCATCTTCCACTTCCAACTGA
- the LOC110634695 gene encoding probable GPI-anchored adhesin-like protein PGA55 isoform X2, translating into MYLFIFCGPHPTHAPFTLSLNGLTQLGVSRLSIQIQKAILREDDSLLSVQQISHDDATTDKSYFSCSPLLRIPRSTCSRPPPPLLASPIESINGTEATCIPGSSSCEDSRENSMNKENANLNKPEAPKLSLEPQQMKRKKKGGGYNLRKSLAWDRAFFTEEGVLDPLELSMLSGPSGKSSGETLSVIHEGRESLCGGLDSTNDSSDLQSLEDNIFKELPSNTPNENRKIAAKFPPKLGSPAKEKKGPASAAKRKVLSTHDINRSASKRSGCPQPVASSYLKKPSNVITAKVATKTSSVSKLLAPKPDPSVVSTTSGSSTPDPSVVSTTSRSSVTSVSHSKRNYDSQPVNARKNVGLKGTSTNTKTVQNNAKSAPVGKSIIKSMVHQARRNVVNSVPEIHSSSKVQLSQVSQSNDSSEVVPDSVVPSVAHPAKGHDSNTNKIAVSFSQIDCFNGRNMQSTQPQPAKPSGLRMPSPSLGFFGQSKPSGLRSLLQRSTQSCNLPESNIPNLSKTGVLNPTYQRPPRPSRNIPSSSNGAYSVVSTINAASCGKIKSNTELNNMQKVALKVQLNSESFDTTNCKQQLHEKCDDADPQSLDLAEPCKILKISSMELKAEQSNNNKLPFQSGPCEELEQDNDRSVINVCLRTRDATGSGLGSSLSLPMEVEGPVADNTIVNQNVENGEYSPSIKEHSFCSESQSAGVKSNWDGAALKVHEDKKQSPQQAELMKPDNCQGDSISNVESQRLNDILFEDSRSSEDLNKHDSSNAVDASLEVQECGATANCQSHSTDIEPAKDGTIGMDYLNRELHVGDAQMLYVDGNLLDESSKSSVSTSTVDNSNLTIIDDPSSISKEQAELPNPCLVRESLFQDNCGPPFIGCLLHEKGYEEAREKDALLSVKSDELRTSACEGELGSSNVLFSISPINHDSGLDGAEKVEFLHMENDLTASVDSEPVVENFRHDIESDEANASTVERMDKSRIFGTVITGGVKVNNYCLTSGDFRGNELENPHVTAEISSVIQVEVANGMNDVSEHDCVIDKQLDSSTTNFTVISDLQPGKEACYKESGTSILHNDCFVGMCDVKEQFAEQVKLINSCSHKQVNQSQEAHDNLLCHENRSFEGVIIVGESISEIPHSSLKCEIMEHELAGVDKMIKDTLMEDAVPLPQSLDENLSADSHNRSVSISLTDKKSSPMVDDIIRQPKQCLELQNLGLMIDQVPLGNHGLCSGDNLLLMNTSVESPERDTAENVSGTVLEQCNGFPAGSRSFEAYIQAPPVTHDNNFGHPSMDPSIENIKFYMDCKCRNDELDNQAHPLNFCSSSKTNGDQKASAANTFDSNETLEGSMQQDVEVLAESKILPVEAETAVHKSNGGINSETQDGIGSAVCSEVVKEATFSLKKSGNDKRHDALVIRPPPNAVPFSDEWLAAFEAAGEEILTMKGGAVQNSPQDKSLPEPGPWSPVRRKNNQAVGPFDCTKFTNTNIPSSTSN; encoded by the exons ATGTACCTTTTTATTTTTTGTGGGCCCCACCCAACCCATGCCCCCTTCACGTTATCTTTAAACGGTTTAACCCAGTTGGGCGTTTCCCGCTTGTCAATACAAATTCAAAAAGCTATTCTCA GGGAAGACGATTCGCTGCTTTCTGTACAACAGATCTCTCACGACGATGCCACTACTGacaagtcctatttctcttgctcTCCTCTTCTCCGAATCCCTAGATCCACCTGCTCTcgtcctcctcctcctcttctcGCCTCTCCAATCG AGAGCATAAATGGCACAGAGGCTACGTGTATACCTGGCTCTTCATCCTGCGAAGATAGTAGAGAAAATAGTATGAACAAGGAAAATGCTAATCTGAACAAACCAGAAGCGCCTAAACTTAGCCTTGAGCCACAGCAaatgaagaggaagaaaaagggcgGTGGATACAATCTGCGAAAAAGCTTAGCATGGGATAGAGCTTTCTTCACTGAAGAAG GTGTTTTGGATCCTTTGGAATTATCAATGCTTAGTGGGCCTTCTGGCAAAAGTAGTGGGGAGACTTTGTCCGTTATCCATGAAGGCAGAGAGTCACTATGTGGTGGATTGGATAGCACCAATGACTCATCTGATTTACAATCACTTGAAGATAATATATTCAAGGAGCTGCCTTCAAACACTCCAAATGAAAATAGAAAGATTGCTGCTAAATTTCCACCGAAGCTTGGTTCACCAGCAAAAGAAAAAAAGGGCCCAGCTTCTGCA GCCAAGCGAAAGGTTCTTTCAACCCATGATATTAATAGAAGTGCCTCTAAGCGTAGTGGCTGCCCACAACCAGTGGCCTCATCATA TCTAAAAAAGCCTTCAAACGTGATCACAGCAAAAGTGGCAACTAAAACCTCAAGTGTTTCTAAACTATTGGCTCCAAAGCCTGATCCTTCTGTTGTTTCAACGACTTCTGGAAGCTCTACGCCTGATCCTTCAGTTGTTTCAACGACTTCTAGAAGCTCTGTAACTAGTGTCAGCCACTCAAAGAGAAATTATGATTCTCAGCCAG ttaatgctcggaaaaatgtTGGGTTAAAGGGCACTTCTACCAATACGAAAACTGTCCAAAATAATGCAAAATCTGCTCCAGTTGGAAAATCAATCATAAAATCCATGGTTCATCAGGCAAGAAGAAATGTG GTCAACTCAGTGCCAGAAATACATTCATCATCCAAAGTACAGCTTTCCCAGGTTAGCCAATCAAATGATAGTTCAGAAGTGGTCCCAGATTCAGTAGTTCCGTCTGTTGCTCATCCAGCAAAAGGCCATGACAGCAATACCAACAAAATTGCAGTttctttctctcaaattgattgctTTAATGGTAGAAACATGCAATCTACACAACCCCAACCAGCAAAACCGTCAGGCTTGCGAATGCCATCTCCATCACTGGGATTTTTTGGTCAG TCAAAACCTTCTGGTTTGCGGAGCCTGTTACAAAGAAGCACTCAATCCTGCAATCTCCCCGAGTCTAATATTCCAAATCTAAGCAAAACTGGTGTCTTAAATCCTACTTATCAAAGGCCTCCCCGACCATCCAGGAATATACCTTCATCCTCAAATGGAGCATACTCTGTTGTATCAACCATAAATGCTGCCTCATGTGGAAAGATAAAATCCAACACAGAATTGAATAATATGCAGAAGGTGGCATTGAAGGTGCAACTTAACTCTGAGAGTTTTGACACAACAAATTGTAAGCAGCAGCTGCATGAAAAGTGTGATGATGCTGATCCACAATCTCTAGATCTTGCAGAACCATGTAAAATTTTGAAGATATCTTCCATGGAGCTTAAAGCGGAGCAGAGCAACAATAATAAGTTGCCTTTCCAAAGTGGTCCATGTGAAGAATTGGAACAAGATAATGATAGGAGTGTTATCAACGTTTGCCTCAGAACTAGAGACGCTACTGGTTCTGGTCTAGGCTCCTCTCTTAGCCTCCCAATGGAAGTTGAAGGTCCTGTGGCAGACAATACAATTGTCAACCAAAATGTGGAAAACGGGGAGTACAGTCCCTCGATAAAGGAACACAGTTTCTGTTCAGAATCTCAATCTGCAGGTGTGAAAAGTAACTGGGATGGGGCTGCTTTAAAAGTGCATGAAGACAAGAAGCAGAGTCCCCAACAAGCTGAGCTGATGAAGCCTGACAACTGCCAAGGTGATTCAATTTCTAATGTGGAGAGCCAGAGGCTTAATGATATTTTGTTTGAGGACAGCCGATCTTCAGAAGATCTTAACAAACATGATAGTTCAAATGCTGTAGATGCTAGTCTAGAAGTCCAAGAGTGTGGTGCAACAGCAAATTGTCAATCTCACAGTACAGATATAGAACCCGCAAAAGATGGCACTATTGGAATGGATTACTTGAATAGGGAGTTACATGTGGGAGATGCACAAATGCTGTATGTAGATGGTAATCTGTTGGATGAAAGTAGCAAGAGTTCAGTGAGCACTTCAACAGTGGATAATTCAAACTTGACGATTATTGATGATCCAAGTTCAATATCAAAAGAACAAGCTGAGCTACCAAATCCCTGTCTCGTGAGAGAATCGTTGTTTCAGGATAACTGCGGACCACCTTTTATCGGTTGCTTATTGCATGAAAAAGGCTATGAGGAGGCCCGGGAGAAAGATGCTCTTCTGAGTGTCAAATCTGATGAATTGAGAACCAGTGCTTGTGAAGGTGAATTGGGAAGCTCCAATGTTCTTTTTTCAATATCACCTATAAACCATGATTCTGGTCTTGATGGAGCTGAAAAGGTGGAGTTCCTACATATGGAAAATGATTTAACAGCTTCTGTAGACAGTGAGCCTGTGGTTGAAAATTTTAGGCATGACATTGAGAGTGATGAAGCTAATGCTTCGACAGTGGAAAGGATGGACAAAAGCCGCATTTTTGGTACAGTCATCACTGGTGGTGTTAAGGTGAATAATTATTGTTTAACTAGTGGGGATTTCAGAGGGAATGAACTTGAAAATCCACATGTCACAGCCGAAATTAGCTCTGTCATCCAAGTTGAAGTTGCTAATGGGATGAATGATGTGAGTGAGCATGATTGTGTCATAGACAAACAATTGGATTCTTCAACGACAAATTTCACTGTCATCTCTGATTTACAGCCAGGGAAAGAAGCTTGTTATAAAGAAAGTGGCACTTCCATACTGCACAATGATTGCTTTGTTGGTATGTGCGATGTCAAAGAACAGTTTGCAGAGCAAGTTAAGCTGATAAATTCTTGTTCTCATAAACAGGTGAATCAGAGTCAAGAGGCACATGATAATCTCTTGTGTCATGAAAACAGATCCTTTGAAGGTGTCATTATAGTTGGTGAAAGCATATCTGAAATTCCTCACAGTTCACTCAAATGTGAAATCATGGAACATGAACTTGCTGGAGTTGATAAAATGATTAAGGACACGCTTATGGAAGATGCAGTGCCACTACCACAGTCCTTGGATGAGAATTTGTCAGCTGATAGCCATAACCGTAGTGTTAGTATCTCATTGACAGATAAGAAATCTTCGCCGATGGTTGATGATATCATTAGACAGCCAAAACAATGTCTTGAGCTTCAAAATCTTGGCCTTATGATTGATCAAGTTCCTTTGGGAAACCACGGATTGTGTTCAGGTGATAACTTGTTGCTTATGAATACTTCTGTTGAATCTCCAGAGAGAGATACTGCAGAGAATGTTTCAGGTACTGTTTTAGAGCAATGCAATGGTTTTCCAGCTGGATCAAGAAGTTTTGAAGCTTACATTCAAGCTCCCCCAGTGACGCATGATAACAACTTTGGGCATCCATCCATGGACCCATCAATTGAAAATATCAAATTTTATATGGATTGTAAGTGCAGAAACGATGAGCTTGACAATCAAGCACATCCTTTGAATTTCTGTTCATCCTCCAAGACAAATGGAGATCAGAAGGCATCGGCCGCAAATACTTTTGACTCTAATGAGACATTAGAAGGAAGTATGCAGCAGGATGTAGAAGTCTTAGCAGAGAGTAAAATTTTGCCTGTGGAAGCTGAAACTGCCGTTCACAAAAGCAATGGTGGTATTAACAGTGAAACGCAAGATGGGATAGGCAGTGCTGTGTGCTCTGAAGTAGTTAAGGAAGCAACATTCTCGCT CAAGAAATCTGGGAATGACAAGAGGCATGACGCCCTTGTAATAAGACCTCCACCAAATGCTGTTCCTTTTTCTGATGAATGGTTAGCTGCCTTTGAAGCAGCTGGAGAG GAAATTCTAACGATGAAAGGAGGTGCTGTACAAAATTCACCCCAGGACAAGTCTCTACCTGAACCTGGTCCTTGGTCCCCG GTAAGACGGAAAAATAACCAAGCGGTAGGGCCATTTGACTGTACAAAATTCACCAACACGAACATCCCATCTTCCACTTCCAACTGA